The nucleotide sequence ACTTCATAATTTCAAAGACAGGCCTTGAGAGAGTGGTATTTGCTCCTTGATGAGGCTTGTGAATACAAATAACTGTTAGTATTTCAGACAATAGAACAAAATGACCCAAGAAAGGTAATGGACGTGAAACGATTTGGAGAAAGAAGGATATACTTTCTCCTCCCTCGAATTAAGCTCTCTTACTCCTCTTTCAGATTGTCTAAAAGTTTCATAATTGACTTTCCGTCATCATTTTCCTTAGAACAACactaaaatgagagaaaaggaaaagacaagctCCAGAGGCAAGAACAGAAGTGGTTTCTAAGTCGGGTCATTTCTGAGATTAGGACCAGATGCAGTTTGTATGAACCATGAAAGCGTTTTAGTTCTATTGTCTCATTTTGcatattaggaaactgagacctaaagAGATAAAGTCTCTTACCCAAACTATACAGATACTAAACTACAAAGCTGCACGGGGAAAGGAGTTCTGTCTCTGAGGCCAGGGCACTTTTCACTTGTGAATAAGATGAGGACACTCCAAGTGTCTGCCCACAAGGAGACTGTGCCCACTGGGCAAGGCAAGACACACAatgtacagaatattttttaagtacatCAGTTTCAAAAAAACACAAGATGATATACGGGAAATTTGGAATAGCACCATGTAAAGTATACAGTAAAAAGATGCTCTGTATTCAAAGGCTAGAATGAGTATTGTCAACAGGATCATTACTAGGAGTTGATGTTACGGAAGCAATAGGATATGAGCTGACTTTCCACAGGCAGAAGTGAGGGAGAAAAGaagtccaggcagaggaaatggcaTATGTACAAACAGGAGGATTAGAAAATTACATGGTCTGTTCATGGAGAAACTGCTATTGACTGAATAAAAGCATTCCCAGTAGTAAAATTGAGGAAGATTAGATTTACTTTGGAGTACGGAGGACATTGAATGTCAGGATTTAGAGGTTAACTATGGTGCATCCATTGAAAGTTTCCAAACAGGGAAAGAGAgctaataaaatagtattttagaaTGACTCATCCTCCAGTGCAGTATTTAATGGAGGGCAATTTGGAGCAGTGGACAGAATAGAGGCAGggaaattatggaaaaaaaaaagaagaagaaaaaggaaaattaatgaataagaaaaaatcaattaaaagatTCTGGTACTAATCCAATTGTGATAAGGTGCCTTTCTGGACATCGATATCAATATGAATAGAAATACATATTcttatgtatatgtaaatttaCTCTTTAaaccttttattgttttttattaagcTATTATCTGTGGTAATTTTGTCATTTGGTGGCTTCTGACTCAGGAGTCTACATGCTGGGTAAATTAAGAGCTGAATATATAAACACCTCTGTATTcgaagacttttttttctcttattaatgaCAGTTTAATTAAAGGCACTAAATTTGAGTAGAAAGCAACAACATAAAAACTGCTCACCaccacttcacactcattaggatggctattatctacacaatagaaaataatacatgttggtgaaaatgtggagaaattggaacacttgtgcattgctgctgggaatgtaaaatggtacagctgctgtgaaAAGCCTTACggtggttcctcaaaacattaaacatagaattacgatctgatccagcaattccacttctgagtatctGCCCCAAGGAATGAAACCAGGGTCCTGAATAGATATTGGTACCTATGTTCATAGAAAGATTTTTCATAATAGTCATAATGTAGAAGCAACccagtgtccattgacagatgaatggagaatggataaaacaaaatgtggcatggacatactatggaatattattcagtcataaaaggaaatcctgacacatgctacaatatggatgaatcccAAAGacattttactaagtgaaatatgccagtcacaaaaaggcaaatactgtatgttgCCACTTATATGAGGGACTTAGAAtactcaaattcatagagacaaaaatagAATGGTAGTTACCAAGGGCTGGGGAGAAAGAATGGGGAGTTCCTGTTTAATGAGTATGCAGTTTCAGCTTGGGAAggtgagaaagttctggagatgggtaaTGATAATAGTTATCCAACAATGTGAATACTTAATGCTGCTGTACTACatacttaaaaaatggttaaattggtaaattttatgttaccgcaatttgaaaaaaaaaaaacaaaacagaataagacTATATTCCAAAATGCtagagtttttaataaaaatccccACTCGCATGAAAGAAAAGTTACTAATGCTTCGGAGGAGATGTCAGCAATCTCGTTGGATGGGaatgaagacaaagaaggaaagagcaTCTCAGACATGCTGAGGCTGGCAAAGAAGTAGAGCGCCTGGGCAATTTCAACGTGGTGACCCTTTTGTGCTGACAGGACGATGAGCACACCCACTCTGAGCACAACACCTCCATCCTGGCGTCACCAAAGAGCCCTAACCACCGGAAACACCTCCAAAGGCCAAAGTCTAAAGAAAAATTCTATTTGAAGCAAACATAGCCATCCTTCTCCTCCTCTATCAGTAGACAGTTACCATGTTCTCTACAGAGATGCAGCCAGGATGCTCCCTGCAGGGAAAGAAAATGCTGCCACTGCATCTGCTGCCGCACTGATAACACACCATCACCCATGGTATCTCCAGGGCCGACTGCGAAAGTGAAGGGAAAAGATCTCATTATTCATCAGAGCCCAGATGGACAGGTGCCATCCCACCTGCAGTCTAACCAAGAGCTGAGGTAacgttaaaaacaaagaaaaaaggtgaaaagtaattcacccaaaatattttttgttattatttcttagGGATCCAAGCAGTACTTTTCCATCTTCAGTTACAAGAACTGAACCTGGACTGAGGTGGGTAACACCTGTGGGGGAGACCAAGGCAGAACATGGAATTTCCGAGTACTGAGATCTAATACCCAAAATGAATTGGAATGATTTGGAAATGGGTCTGCAAAAAAATAGTGATATGGATTCACTCAAAATCCCTTCTGTGCTTCTCAGTCTTTACGACATAGGGAAATTTTTTCCCAGCTGGGCTATAGActacaaagaataaataatgtcCAGAAGTAATcgaggaaaaacaaattttaggaaattaaataGCTTTCTCTGAAGCCCAAAGATTGATCCAGAAGTAAGGCTGTGGGTGTTGAGGGGAGGAAATGGTGTCCTGGCAGGATATGGGTCCAAATGCTATTTGCTTCACAGATCCACCTCACCAGATCAGACTGAAGAGAAAGAATCAGAAGATCTTTTCCCCGTCTTTCAAAATTTAGCCTAGAACAGTGATTGCCACTGAGTTGGGGTgcttcagtcatttattcatttaattaattattgaaCAGGTATTTAATCTACACATAGTAATCAAGTTATATGAATCTAGCCAAGAGGCAAAATAAGATACAAACTCACTGAATGCTAGTTATAATCACTTGGTTTTGGTTAGCCCCTCTATGTTTTAGCTCCCTTTGCCTTAATAGGAATTCCCAGACTAGAGATAACATTTGGGATGACAGTATTACTAGTGTGGGCTTTCCAAATTTAACAATATAGACAATAATGATGCACCTCTCTTATCATGTCCCACCCCCATGCTCTGGCTCCGAGGTACATCCACTACCAAGACTCGACTGCCTTCACCAGGCATGTCCCTTTGTAGTGGGCTCAGTTCAGCTCACATATTCTGGCACAAcagagcaaaaggaaaagaaattatttcctcCTCTAGGTTATTTTGGCCCAGTAGTACTTCCAAATTCCGGCTACCAGCCCTAGAATCATGTACCACACTTAACTGTTTGCTTACAAGTCCCAGAACACTGAGGCAGATGCCCAAAGCCAGAGCCTTGGGCTTTGGAAGGGAAAGCCTCTAAAGTAGAGATGCAAGGtaggttaccatcagtatcctcATGGGATGAACACGGAGCCTATCCAGGACAGAAAGACCATCTATGGTCATCTATGGAGGGCTGGTGATCTAAGCCCTCCGTTTTCTGACATACTTAGACCCAGACAGCTCAAGTCCAAGGTGGAAAGAGAAGGGTAGTGAGTGTGATGATGAACAGCAATCCTACACTTTGTTCTCTCCCAGACTAAGACTCACTCATGGATCCACGCACACTTACCTTGCAGCATCTTCATAAGGGAAATAGAGATGAAGGGAAAACACCTGTGACGTCTGAGTTAGGACCTGGTAGGACCATCTCCTAGGTACCATCCAAGCTGTGAGTAAACtaaatttcttctctttgttttttgttattatgaaaaacaaaatataaattttactagGTCCTAATGGGGTGAGCCAAGGTTAGAATATAGTTCTCAAGTAAACTATTTGCCATAGGGAAAAATATCCTGGTTCTcttaaagaccaaaaaaaaaaaaaaaaagtgaattagcACTTATGCATCTCCCTCTAGGATTCATGGATGGTAAGTCTATACTAGGGGGAATTGGGAATTGTTTCCTATAAAATGGATCTACACCAAACAGAGACTAGTCAACGCATTATCTTTCAACTtcaccaaaatgtcttttatCTACTTCAACTTGTATGGATCATTTGGGGACAGAGAGCCAGGAGGCAAGCTTCGTCTCAAGCGCATCACAGCACTAAACAATATGAAAACACAACAATACGAAAACACAAGCTCTCGACTAGCACTTACCTCAACTCAGCAAGACTTAAGTCTGTATTCTGTAAATGCTCAAATAATTCAACTTTAGATTTAAAAGTATGACAGGATGTACATACCACTAATCAGTTGTTCAAGTGTTATAAAGTGACTGATATTGGGGGGAGTAGCTACATTCTTCCATactgttactttatttttaacttattttatgataACACAAGAGTACAGAGTAATATGTGCAAGCACAAATTTATAGCATTCATATACGGATGGAAAACTGTCCACAATAgccatttctgttatttaaaaataacattaaaaattagtttcCACTTTCTTATGAAAATTTTGAGTAAGGCgtgttacattattttttttggtaacaatTTGTGTGAGTCAATAAGCcctaattttttactttttgtttccaatatatacttttttcattatataattcCAATGAATATAACAATCAGTGAATCCCTACCACTGTTAGTCATTATATACGTTATGTAttcattattatcatttatttctataagGCTAAGCAAATACCCATGAAATCACAGCTAGCCATAGAGATCATTTTTTTATGTCGTTCGAGCATatcaaaaacaatcaaacaaaaaacccaagtaTTTCTAAGTACTACGGACAGATGAAAGTTTGAGAATCTTTGGACATCTGGCAACTTCATAAATTgtcaccaaaatttaaaaataggttttaaaagctgttacatttataattaagaaaaaaataacaggaaaaaatggGCATTGAAGCAAAGGAGATTTCCTGAACAATGAATAGATTATATTTGACAAGGGCAATAACCCTCCCAATCACGTCTTTTGCTCTCATTTGCTATAAATATACAGGCTAGCAGGAACATAGCTCATTGTTTTTAACCCTCAGTGCTGTTTAAGCTTCCCGGTATTACCTAATACATTAAGACATATGGTAAAACACTCCCTAGATTCGGAGGATTTATAGATCGCCCACAACTGATGAGAACTATCCCCAAGTGTTTGTAAAATATTCTAATTCAGATATTtaaattctccttttaaaatgtttttattttaaggagttgTTTTCCCAAATGACCTATCTTCGTTTCactttttaacatatatatttaaaaatacagtttctcTACTCAACAGGAAGGTTTTAAATACAGTATAGATTCTTGAAAGTAAGATTTATACAGTTTAAAGAGAGCAGTCACGAACACTTGGGAAATTAAATTTACATGTGTATTTATGAAATACAAGCAGTCAGGCTGTATCTGTTCCTATTGCTACTTCCTTAATATAgcttttattatgaataattttcttcAATGTTGGTCGGGAAATCCCTgcagcatttttctcattttcataacACCATAAGGTCAGCACACTTTATTGAATAGTTATTGAGGATATTAGAAAAAACAGTGCCATTTATCACAAATAGTTGATAAACATGTTTACATTATCAATATATTCCAATATTATATGATATACCAAATACTTAGATTGGCTTGTAAGAACACAATTGATATACAAATTTTGCATGGCCCAATTATAGATGTTATTCAACATCAGTTATTTTTAGTCCTTTTTGGAAATTAGCTTCTGCCTAGTATAACTGCAATGCTTTGAAAACTAAAAACGTAGCACTTCAAACAATGATTGTTTCAATAATAGAAACTTAATTGAACAGCAAATTATTGCACAGTCTGATGAATATAAAGTCTAGAAATATTTCTTAGCTCCCTCAGTgagcaagagaaaaaacaaagtctGGGAAGAATTTAAATAACTGTAAAGGAAGTGTAATTTAcacaaacttaaaatataaagtaaacaaGCTATGGCATTCTGTGTTGTCTTCTAAAATATACTAAACAGTTTCTGTTTCAAAAGGTCCATTTTTCAGAGAAGAGCTTCTTTTTTACAGACACTACTCAGGAGTTTAGCTTAGATaaggagaaaaaggggaaaaaaaccgcAGGAAAGACCTCTGTTAGCTCAACACTAAGGCTAATCTGTTGCATGTGTGGTTTTTACAATAGTGATCAACTTGTAGGAAACAACCCAGCAGCTGAACACATAAGAGCTGGAAACTGTTCCCCTAGGTTTGAGATCGCAAAATGACTTTGCCATATTCCCTCTCCAGCCTAGCATCACGGCTCAGGCAGGAACACAACCATCATGCCCCCAGGGCAGTGTCATGTCAATAGAGAAGAACCCTCTGTTCCATTACCTCTCCTTGAAATCATCTGACCAGAGGCACACAGAAGCAGCTCAACCAGGACAAATCAGCCCCCATTCACTCTGTATATTTTTTCCCAGTTGTTTGTGTTCCTTTGTCTGGTAGGTTCTGAATGACATTGTTAACTGTGACCACACAACTGGATGAACTCACAAGTTTTCACATACTTTTACAAGTATGGATTTATTGagtttacattatataaaatagcttacactatttatttttattctatgatGTTACAATAACTATTATGTTcataaaaattcaagagaaactTTTAGCGTGATTCCAGTTAGTCCTTCGCTAAACCAATTAGTTAAGGTTTCATGCAATACCCTACTTTAAAGCATATAACACTAAAATCATCAAACATACACAATAATTACACAAACATAGAGCAGTATCCTCATGATTTCTTAAATTACTCAATTACATGCACAGAGATTTccagttcatttttaaaacctgCTTTCCTTAGTATGCCACAACttaaaactatgtattttgtTTCACTGGCAAACAAAAGAGTAAAACTACCTTTAGTGAAGCTTTTTCCCCTTAGaagcacataaataaaatagtattccTCCAAACAACATgaattttccatttccaaatgTCCTCTAGACGCTTATAAGAACTTTATCCCTGAAGTTCGACATTTATttccaattaaaaggcaaatcTAGTAACACGCCCCCCCTCCTTAGGCAACATGGCCAACTCCAGTCCCCTTTATATTAACTTCCCACCATGTATAGTAAATGATTCACAACTCATATGGTTTGGGGTAAAAGCGAATCCTTCCTGAATTACGtattagaaaacatgaaaattggAGGATGGCATGGCTTAAAAGGTTTTGTTTCAGATTCTATAACAGAATAATATATGCTACAGTACAGTGGTGTGGAGCTTTTGTGTTGCCTCATAAGACAGCTCCCAGCAGAGCGTTTCCCATGTTTTACAGTGACACCTATCAGCCAGACCCGGGGAATCCCAAAGTCCCTCCGCTTTCTTCAGCACCACCGTCTGAGAACAGCTTCTGTCCACAGAGTGGTGCAATCTTAACAGGTCTCTGGTGCCCAAAGTGCACTGTTAAGATAAGGAAATAGTAGATGAGCAATGCTCTTTCCTGTCATTAAAACAATATCATTGTGTATTAATTAACTGCAGGATATAAGTACCACAACTGCtaatcagaaatttaaataacTGGCCCTCACCAGATACAAACTGAAATGAACTGATACACTTTACTTCTCAGGCAGATGGAGCATGGCACGATGCTGAGTTTTGTAAAGATTCAATTAACCCAACCATCTCTTAGACAGATAAATAAAGACCCAGGAGAAAGCTATTATGCATATTAGAATTTGTGATGTGTAATCATGTTAATTTATGGTTTGAGAAGAAACCCTGCTATGTTTTAGTGATTATATGGTAATCAGGAAATTATACAGATATTTAGAacctagaaattattttataaatgtaatgctCCCTAGGAAATGTAATTAGattatcagctaatttctcaCACCTGATCATATGAAGGACACCTGGGAAGAATATTTTCAGTGGTAAATCCTAAAAGGTTTGGGAAATGACTGCTAAAAATAGCTTCCGAAATTCTTCAGGGCCTACACTTGAAGCTCCATAATTACGTTCATCTGTCCCGATTCACTCAAGTGCCAAAACATACTCCAAACCAAAATActgtgaaaacaaaaattcttgaGATGATTTcaccattaaaaacaacaacaacaacaacaaaaaaaaaactttctactTCTCAGATACACACACAGTAGAGATTGCATCTATCTGTTGGACGGTGATTTCGCCAAACGTCTGCCACGTTTAGAAGACTCTCAGTGCGCTGCCCTTTCCTCGTCTAGGCTCTCCATACACACAAGCCTCTGGTTATCTCCACACTCAAAGACTCCAAGCGAAGGGAAGCCGTTAAAATCCTAGAGACTCACCCTTCATCCTGCAAAGGGAAAGCCCCACAAAGGCGGCCCATAGTCAGCAGCTCCTAACCAAAGCCAAGTTCAATACTGCACACAAAAGAAAGCTACCAGCCATTTCCATTCTACTTGGTGAATGAAACCCCAAGGGATTAAAAAGTTTCAGGCGGCCCCAACCAAGGACCAAAGTTGGCCTTTCACCAATGGCAAAGCCTAGAAAACGAAAGTAGAGAAGGCGCTGCCTGTGGAATACAGTTGGCGAAACCTCCTCCTCTGAGGTTCACTTGGAGTCCAAAACCCTGAAACAATTCCCCACATGGCGTCTGTCCCGCAGCCGTCGAACCCCGGAGTGCGCCCGCCTCGCCCCGCTCATTACCTCCCAGCCCGTCCCCGTCGGAGCACGCCCCCAGGGGCGCGGGACTTACCGCACCGCTTGCACAGCACCCTGCTGACCTCCTTCTTGAGATTTCTTCCCGTCTCGAGTGGGGGGAATGATGCTCGGAAGGCGGCCGGCGCACGGCTGCTGCTGTTGGCATCGGGCTCCATGAAGAAGATGTACCTGCTGTCCTCCTTGAGCCTCCCGCAAGAGGGGAAAGCCAGGTGGCCCCAAGCGCCCAGGCGCACGGTGAGCAGCGAGTCCTTCTTCAAGCCCCCGGCTTTGACAGCCCACACCTGGTGCACCTTCACCAGATAGGATGCCTCATCCCCAGGGTCGCTGGCGCTGGGTCCCGGGGCCGTGGGCCAGGAGGGCACCGTCCCGTTGGCGGTGGGCAGCGGGTCCTGAGCTGGCCGCCCCAGCGCTCCGGGGCGGGCGGCTGGAGGCTGGCGCTCGCCTCCCCACGCCCCTGCCTCGCCCGCCGCCGCGTTCCTGTCGAGTGCCCCCTGCTGCCGCCGCGGCGGGTGCACCTTTCCCTCGATCACCACCGCGGCGCGCTGAGCCAGCTCCTGCACAGAGCCCACGCTGGGCGGGGACGAGTAGCACACCGAGGCCCCCGCGGGAGCCACCTCGTTGCCGGCGGCCGCCCCCGGCGCCAAGGCCGCGAtccacagcagcagcagcggcagcagcggcggcggcgagCGGGCGGCGGGACCCGGGCGCGGGCCCCGAGGGCCGGCACCCCCGGAGCGGCGCGGGGCGCGTCGCCATCTCATGGTGTGAGGTGCGAGCGGGCTCCGGGCGGTCTGTTCGGACTGTGCCTCGCTCTCTCGCGctgcctcccttttcctctctcctcctcctccccacgcCATAccactcctcctccccctcttaccctcctccttttatttatttattggtgggggggtggggtgtagGTGAGTTGTTtatgggaggagagggaggagaaagaggaggaggaggaggaagggagggaagaggtggGTGGACCCACAGAAAGGCGAAGAggtataaggggaaaaaaaaaattaaagcaaaatagggaattaaaataaataaataaatgaagccacTGCCACCGCCTGGGTTGCTGGGAGTGACAGGTCCTCCTGGCGCCGCCGCCGCGCCCGAGCCCTGCTGTCGGGGCTGCTGTCACGGGAGGAGGACGTGGAGGTGGAGGAGCTGCTCAGCGGGTAACAGTCCTTTGTGTGAAGTGATGCTGCGGCGGCTGCTGAGGCTGCGAGCGAGCGAGCGGCTGGGAGAGCGCCCTGGAGGCGGAGTTGCGTGCCTGGAAATCGCTGGGTGGCCGCGGCGGCGGCAGCGCCCTGCGCCTGGCCAGCCTGTTTACCTGTGCTGCGAACTCGCCCCGCGCGTGCCTTCCCCATGCTGCTCCCGGAGTTGGTCCTTCTGGGTCTCGCCTTCCCGGCGCGCCTCCTCCCTCTGATGCCGCCCTGATTGCTGCAATGGGAGGCCGGGCGGCAACCAGGCTGCAGTCCGAGTGGGCTGCGGAGATTTACTGGGGACTGAGAGGTGACGCTTCAGTAATCGGGGACCTGTTAGCCGGCGCAGGACGCCCAAACGCGGGGGGTGACAAGGCAGGGGTGACCCAGGAGATGCGGGTCCTCGCTTCAGAAAAGTTTTGGGTGAACTGGTTACTTAAGCGTCAAAAGGGCGCAACATGTTCACCGGAGACAAGCAGCAATTAAACAACTTTAGATCACGCTCGCGCTCCTTTaaacgcgcgcgcgcgcacacaggGCACACTTCAGGTATGACGCCGCTATCACTCCATTCTTGTGTGACACTTCAGTTTTGACTTCTCTTGCCTCCTTGCCTTCTCTTGAAATCCCTGGCCCACCGTGATTTTATGACGTGTGGTACTGCTGACACGGGCATTGTTTGAATAAAATAGTTGCTCAGTAAGGCCATTTTGTATAAAGTTTAAGGGACTTTGTCAACTagtcagtttaaaaataatagcaaatgaaatgaaagacGTTTCTGTGGCTGCTGGAATAAAAGATCCCAGACATGAGGAGATGGAGGTTAAATATTGTTCCATCTAAGTATCATCCATATCCCTCACCCTTACTCCACTCCACCTCcatccctccccctctcccacctaCTGTCTGACAAAATTT is from Rhinolophus sinicus isolate RSC01 linkage group LG04, ASM3656204v1, whole genome shotgun sequence and encodes:
- the NRG1 gene encoding pro-neuregulin-1, membrane-bound isoform isoform X14 encodes the protein MAWGGGGERKREAARESEAQSEQTARSPLAPHTMRWRRAPRRSGGAGPRGPRPGPAARSPPPLLPLLLLWIAALAPGAAAGNEVAPAGASVCYSSPPSVGSVQELAQRAAVVIEGKVHPPRRQQGALDRNAAAGEAGAWGGERQPPAARPGALGRPAQDPLPTANGTVPSWPTAPGPSASDPGDEASYLVKVHQVWAVKAGGLKKDSLLTVRLGAWGHLAFPSCGRLKEDSRYIFFMEPDANSSSRAPAAFRASFPPLETGRNLKKEVSRVLCKRCALPPRLKEMKSQESAAGSKLVLRCETSSEYSSLRFKWFKNGSELKRKNKPQNIKIQKKPGKSELVIHKASLADSGEYMCKVFSKSGNDSASANITIVDSNEIITGMPASTETAYVSSATSTSTTGTSHLVKCAEKEKTFCVNGGECFMVKDLSNPSRYLCK